In Marispirochaeta sp., the genomic window CGATAGTGGTGGTTCTCCACAAACTGATCTGTCTTGCCCGATTCGATTCCGAACTTGATTGTTTCGTCCTGCAGTCCTGTCTCGATTAAGTCGTTCCGGCTCCTCATTGTTTGAAAATCAAAGACGACGCGACTCCCGGTACCGGAATCCTCGTTCAATCGGCGCAGCATGTGTGATACCGTAGCGGGCGACAGGTAGAACGTCACACCTTCCCACAAGAAAAGCGTTCGTCTCCGTTTGTCGTAACCGTATCGACCGAGGAGATTTATGGGATCGTCTGTCTCAAAATTCGTCGGAATGAACGAGATATTCGGTCGGATATCGACATTATGCTTCCGTAAACACTCGATCTTGTGCTCCTGTGTCGGTTTGGTGTCCAACTCGAATATACTTATCGAATCGGTTCGCATATCAAATCTATAGGGTCGACTATCGTAGCCCGCGCCTAACAGGACGATCTGGTCAATGTCGTCGTTGATCGCGCGGATGAAGACATCATCGAAATATCTGGTTCTGGCAATGACGTACTCATACATCCCTTTCGGTATATGCTGCTTGATCACCGCTCTTGATTCAGGAGTACAGAGCGCACCGCGTCGATCTTCCGGCAGGAAGAGTTCAGCCAGTTCATCGCGACTTTGGACCGTTGTTTCCAGTTCGTAGTTGGACAATGCGCGCAGCGATGCTATCGCTACGGCGGTTTCGGATACTTTCTCTTCCATACTCTTCGCTTCTCCTCCCGTCGGTGAGATAGGAGTATTCCGCGCCCACGCTACCCTGACCCGGCGGGCCGTGTCTACTCCCTTTGGCCTACGCCGTTTCGAGCCGCTCGCAGCGCTCCCAGTTCGAGTCCGTAGCGCGCCGCGATATCGGCTGCGTAGCTCTTGCCCTCGGGCTTCCCCGGGACCAGACGGAAGGTGGGCACATGCTCTCCGCCGACCTCCCTGGTTGTTGCGACGAAGCTCAGGATTGGTTCGGCTTCGATCCGGGCAAGCTCGTGCATGTGCGTCACGTAAACCGCCCGGCAGCCGATTTCCTTGATCAGCTCCAACACATCTTTCGCGAGGTATATCGCCTCGCCCATAGCGGTACTGGAAAGGGTTTCGTTCATAAGCAGAAGAGAGTGTCCGGAAAGCTTGACGAGGATATCCCGGAGACGTACCGCCTCTTCTCCAAAACGGCCCCATTCGTCCTCCCGACGCTCCAAGGCAGGGTAGTGGGTATATATGGTGTCTACCGGGCTGAACGTCATGCTTTCGGCGGGAGCGAAGAGGCCGAGCTGAGCAAAGAGCTGGGCGACCCTATCGCTTGAAGAAACGTTGTCTTGCCGCCGTTGTTGGGGCCGGTAACGATGAAAATACGCTTAGTGGAGTCGGGCGGTACATCGCTGGCGATCACCGGGGAAGAGCTCTTCTCAGTGCAGTTGTTCCCGGCCGCTTTCCGCAGTAGAAGATCGAGATTATAGAGCGCTTCGGCTTCGAACTGACGCTCCTCCATGGCGGCCAACGTGGGGCGGCACAGGGGAAGTCTCTCCTCTCTCAATCTTCGAGCCAACGTCACCCCTCCCGCAAGAAAGAGCAGCTCATCTCCCAAGGCAACGAAGTTACCGGTATTAAGCGAGGCGAACTCGGTAAGAGCGTCCGCCAGCGGTTTAACGGATTTCTTCAACAGGGCGGAAAGGTCCCGAAAAAGCGGTATCAAAGCCGGATTTGCCGTTCGGTCCGGGAGGAGCGCCGAATGCAGCTTTGTAAGGCCGACATTATCCTTGGATCCGACCAGTCGATTGAGCAGGCCGCTGTCCCGATACGGCTCGCTGCCGACCGACAACACCGTGACCTCCTCCGGTTCGAGCCCGCCGTCAAGGTTTATGCCCAAGGCTATGCTCCTGAAATCGGCAAACAAGCCAACTAAATGCGGGATGTCTCAGTTCCAGGTGGTGCTTCTCCTCGATCGCTGCGGTAACATGCCGCGCCACATCGTTCATGCTCGAAAACCTCATACTAAAGAGACACTTAACCGGCCCGAGGTGACACTGCAACGAGGAAGGTTGACTCCCCGCGGGGATGCGCCGGAGCTGAACTTATCTGTCGGCAACTCACTGTATTATACCATTGCCGAGGCGACGCGGCCGAATTATCGGGACTGTGCGCGATCACCATGCCGGTGAGCAGTGGCCTGACCGAACGATAGGAAGAGTTATCGCTGTAGCTGAGCCGATTCGCCGGCGAACGCGCTCCCAAGGCGTCATCGGCGGCCCAGTACGCGTTCGCGTGGCGTCTTGGACGCGTTGAGACTGAACAAGGTTCGTTAATCAAGACGGTTTCGTCTGATTTGCGCACTTTTGTGCCGTAATGTGGGTGCTCCTATCTTAGTATGCGCATCAAGTGAAGTATCAGAGTCGGTCAGTTCAGCAGGGCCGGCTCGAGACCCGGCGGAGCACGGCCGGTCTTGACCAGGTGAGCGAGGATATCGCGTATCTCGGCCGGATCCTCAATGACCGCGATGACCTTCATGCCCCACCCGCACTTGGGGCATACCAGCGGATCGATCTCGTACACCTTCGCGAGCAGCCGCGCCCATGCTCGTTTGCGGGCGTTGACGGTGACTTCCTCGCTCTCATCCAGAGGCTCGAAGCCCGGATCGTCCAGATCGGAAGCTTCAGGCGGATGTGATGCCCGCCAGCCCTCAGGTGCACGAGCAGTGACGTTCGGCATCTGCGGCCATCATCGTCCTTTCGTGCGCGATGAGTAGAGCCCGTATCGTCTGATCAGCTGGACCCGCCGGGGAGGGATGTGTTGCGTCAACTCGGCCAAGAAGTCCAAGGCGCCAAACAGATGCACGTTTTCCTTGAAATAGTCTGAGTACTTCGTATGGAACAGCACCTTCCCCTTGAACGGATCGTAGCGGATCTTCTTCAGTGACATCGGATGTCGAGAGATGTACTCAGCCAGACTCTCATGGCTCTTAGCGTCGGTGAGCCGAACGGAGTTCGTCGACTACTTTTCTAATCTGACTTACAATCTATAGAGTACTGATTTTTATGAAACGAGCGCCTTAACCGCGGAAATTTCCGCTCCATGCAACACTCATCAACACTACCTCCTGTTATTCGCGGAGTAATTGTTCATTTGTTGAACCTCCATTACCGGAAAACTGTCAAGGGAATCGATAATGAAGAGGAATGACTATCCGGTCATTTCCCCATCGACCCGGGGCAGAGATTCGCTCTGATCGTCCTTGAGCCCGACGCCGGAAAGACGCAGACGGAATGACTTATCCAGAAGGTAGGTAAGCTTCTCTGCGGCAAGCCGGGGACTCATCCCCTCCGGACGCACATTGGAAATACAATTCCGCTGATCGTCCCTGGTTACCCCCGGATCGGGGTTCCAGGTCATATAGATGCCCATACTGTCCGGCGATGATAATCCGGGACGTTCTCCGATCAGAATCACCGCCGCCCTGGCGTTCAAAAGAAACGCGATCTCGTCGGCTGCGGCTACACGGCTCTGCTGCACCAGACAGATGGGAGAAAGGGCATATTTCCGGGATTCGAGCAGTGGCAACAATTCTTCAAGAAAAGGAACGGCATTCGTTTCGATCGCCAGAGCCGAAAGGCCGTCGCCCGCAACCAGCGCAATATCGTACGCCCCGGAACCTTTTGCCTCTTCCGCTTTCAATATTTCCCGCGAGGCGACGGAGAGTTTCCGGCCCAGATCCGGACGCTGCAGATACTCGATTCGATCCCTCGCCTCGCTGTGCAGAATAAGGGTCCTCCTCGATACGGGGGAACCTGGGATCCGGTCGATGTTCCTCTTCAGCGCCTCGACACCTAAGGCCGCATGGACCGCATCCCGGGCCAGGGCATGGCATAGCTGGAACGAGAGATGCTCCCGGGTCGGGACGGATATCCCGCAGTGTCCGATGGCGATCCTGGCAGCGGTGTATCCCCGCAGCCGTTCCCAAGAGTCAAGCGTAACAGAACGATCCGGCTGTGTCATAAATTCTCACTCTCCATCAACAACCGGCTTTGCCCGGAATTACCCGGCAGAGGTTTCATATCGCCGTTGAACAGTTTCATGGAGATAAGCCACTCCTCGAATTCCGGTGCGGGACGAAGTCCCAGAACGCTGCGTACGTAGAGTGCATCATGAAAAGAGGTACTCTGATAGTTCAGCATTATGTCGTCCGCTCCCGGAACTCCCATAATAAAATTGCAGCCGGCGGTCCCCATCAACGTCAAAAGGACGTCCATATCATTCTGATCTGCCTCGGCATGATTGGTATAGCATATATCCATCCCCATCGGCAGACCGAGCAGTTTTCCACAAAAATGGTCTTCCAGCCCTGCACGGATAATCTGCTTGCCGTCGAAGAGATACTCGGGACCGATAAACCCTACCACGGTGTTTACCAAAAGCGGCTCAAAAATCCTCGCCAGTCCGTAGGTACGGGCCTCCAGCGTCTGCTGATCCACGCCGTAGTGGGCATCCGCAGACAGGGCGCTTCCCTGTCCCGTTTCGAAATACATCACGTTCTTACCCAGGGTTCCGCGATTCAGGGAGAGCGCCGCCTCATGAGCTTCCTTGAGAATCGAGTATCCGACGCCGAAACTCTCATTGACTCCCTGAGTGCCGCCGATTGATTGAAAAACCAGGTCCACCGGAACGCCTTTCTCAATCAGCTCCAGGGTATTGGTCACGTGGGTGAGCACGCAACCCTGGGTAGGGATTTCGTTTTTTCCGATGAAATCGTCCAGGAGCCGCAGCAGCCGGATCAGATTTTCGCTATTGTCGGTCGCCGGATTGATACCTATCACGGCATCGCCGCTGCCGTAGAACAAGCCGTCGAAGATGGAAGCGGCAATGCCCTTAGGGTCGTCCAGCGGATGATTGGGCTGCAAACGGACGGAAAGACGCCCGGGAAGCCCCAGGGTATTCCGGAACGAGGTGACGACCCGGATCCTGGAGGCAACCAGGATCAGATCCTGGTTGCGCATGATTTTCGACACGGCGGCGACCATTTCCGGAATAAGCCCCGGGGCAATCCGCGCAAGGGCTTCGGCATCGGCCTCATCCGAAAGAAGCCAATTCCGGAATTCTCCGATGGTCAGGGATTCAAAATCCTTCAAGGCTTCGCCGTCGCGGGTTTCATAGATTATTCTGCTGACCTCATCTTCCTCGCAGGGGATCAGCTCTTCCTGAAGAAAACGTCGCAGAGGGAGATCCGCAAGGCACAACTGGGCGGCGATACGCTCCTGTTCGCAGGATGCCGCAATTCCCGCCAGTTGGTCTCCGGATCGTTCGGGGCTCGCCGTAGCCATAAGCTCTTTCAGGGAATCGAATCGATAAGTCTGCGCTCCTATGGTATAAGAATAGGCCATCCGCGAAATCCTCGTACGATGATTAATTGCCGTAATACAGATCGGGAAGCCATGTCGCGATGCCCGGGAAGGCGATAATCAGTCCCAGGCACGCTATCATCACCATAACAAAGGGAAAAACCGATTTGTATATGTGGGAGAGGGTAATCTCCTTGGGGGCCATCGCCTTCATCAAAAATAAATTGTATCCGAAAGGCGGCGTCAGATACGCGATCTGGCAGGTAATGGTATACAGTACTCCGTACCAGATCGGATTGAACCCGAGCTTTATAATGAGGGGCACGTAAAGGGGCGCCACGATAATCAGCATCGCCGTGTCGTCCAGAAACATTCCCATGACGATAAAAGAAAGCTGCATCATGACTATGACGCCCCACGGACCGAATCCGTGGTTCAGAAAAATTTCTTTTATTGCGTGAACCGCACCAAGACCGTCGAAAATCGCACCGAAGGCGAGGGCCGCCAATATCACCCACATAAACATACAGCTAATGCTCAAGGTTTCCCTCAGGACATCATGCATGATCTTCCAGGTTAAACGTCTCTTTATCAGCGCCACAATGGTGGTAACCGCCGCTCCGATGGCGGAACTCTCTACGATGCTGGTTACTCCCATAAAGAATAATCCCGACATCGAGAAAATAATTATCAGAGGGAATACTGCGGCTTTCAGAAGCTTGATCTTCTTGATCCAGCTTACCTTTCTTTCCTCCCGTGGGACGATGGGTCCCAAGTCGGGTTGAAAGAAACACCGCAGAAGAATATAGACCACGAACAGTCCGGCAAGAAGCAATCCGGGAAAGACTCCCGCAAGCCACAGTCTGCCCACGGGCTGCCTGGCGATCATGCCGTACAAAACGAGAACGACGCTGGGGGGGATCAGAATTCCTAGGGAACTTCCGGCCTGAATCACACCGGTAAGCATTGTTTTGTCGTAGTTCCTTTTCAGCATTTCCGGAAGAGCAATAGTGCTTCCCACCGCCATTCCGGCCACGCTCAGGCCGTTTATTGCGGAGATAATCGCCATAAGAACGATTGTTCCGACCGCAAGCCCGCCCCGTACGGGGCCCATCCAGACATGGATCATTTCATAAAGATCGTCGGCTATATTCGTTTTCGCAAACATGTAACCGATATAAATAAAAATCGGCAGGGTCAGCAGGGTATACCAGTTCATAAGATTGATACTGGCCTGGAAGGCCATGCCGACACCGCCCTTCCCCCACAACAAAAGAGAAAACACCGAGGCGACACCGCCGATTACCGCATAAATATGGCGACCAGTGAGCAGTAATACCGCCATCGAGAGGAACATCAGGATCGCCATCAAACCGAATCCGCTCACTCCTTACCCCTCGCTCCGTAAATGACTGATATCCTTGCCCCGCACCAGCGCGATATCCTTGAGCAGCTCCGAAGTGGTCTGCAGGAATAACAGAGAGATTCCGAAAGTCATAATGACTTTTATAGGAATCAGGGAAGGCTTCCATGCGGAATAGGAAACCTGATGGTATTCGATGGCATAGAGAGTGCCCTTGCAAGAACCGTGCAGCAGCACGCCCAGATAAACCAGCACCACGACAAAGGTGATGATGTCCATGATCGCCTTTTTTTTAGGACTCCATCGATGATACAGCAGATCCATACGGACGTGACCGTCGAGGATCAAGGTATAAGCACCGCCGAGCATGTAGTATGCGGCCATAACGAATTGCGACAATTCGATGGACCAGATGTTCGGCTTGTTGAAAAAAGTTCTGGATACGGATTCGTATAGAAGTATTCCGATCAGGAACAGTACGATTACCATTGCGAGTTTTCCGACGGTACGACTGATCCCGTCGACAGTTCGAATATATTTTTCCACGGCTCGATTCATTTCTTCCCATCCTTCATGCAAATACGGAAGTACCCCCAACATGAAATCCACATCGGGGGTATCTTTTCCTTCGATTTACGACGAAAAACCTACTCATCATACCGGTACGGAGGACCGGCCTTTTTCATCGTATCCACATACTCTTTGAATATCTCCACAACCTTTGCATTCCGGGGACTTTCCTGCGCGACTTCGTCCCAGAATTTATAGGCGGCGTCTTCCACAATCTGCCACTCATCGTCGGGGATGGATGTCAGCTCAAGCTTTCCCCCCTGGGTCCGGTAATACGCCTCGCCGTACCAGTACCAGTGCAAGCGGAAATAGTGGGATTTGTCGATCGCCAACTTCACCAACTGCTGCAGATGTTCGGGAAGGGCTTCCCAAGACTCGGTGTTGACGAACCAGCCTCCGGCCCAGGCGCCGGATATCGGGTTGGTCAGATAATACTTCGTGACATCGGCCCATCCGACTGTGTAATCCTCGGTAATCCCCGACCATGCGACGCCGTCCAGCATTCCGGTCTGGATTGCCATCTCCACATCTTCATACGGCAGGGTAACCGGAACGACGCCGAACTGTTTCATGAACTCTCCGCCGGTGGGAAACATATACATACGGAGACCCTGAAAATCCTTGATGGACCGAATGGGTTTGGTGGTGGCGAAATTGCACGGGTCCCAACTTCCATGACTCAACCAGGTAACATTCTCCACTTCGTCATACGCCTCTTTCCATATATCGTTGAGACCGTACCAGTTCCATAGTACGTTCACATCCAGGCCGTAACGCGCAGCCAGAGGAAAATAGGCGCCGAAGATCGAAACATCAACCGGCGCAGCCATGGAATCGTCATCGCTTACCGCCATGTCGATGGTTCCTTCCTGCAGGGCCCGCAGAATTTCTCCCTGGGGAACCAGTTGATCCGCCGAATATACCTCGATTACCATCTCGCCGTTGGCGGCTATATTGAACTCATCGATGGCATTCTTTACTACATACTCATTCAACGCCGGGCCGGCATAGGATTGCAGGCGCCATTTGATAGGCTCCTTTACCTCCGCAGGAACTCCCGCCGGTTCCGCACTGTCTGCGGTCGCGGGGGCCTTCTCGGAACAGGCGTCGAGAATAAGCATCGATGTGATCAGCAGAGACAAAGTTATAAAAGAACAAATCTTTTTCGATCTCCCTTTCAGCATTGCATACTCCTCTTCTATAGCTGTAAGAATTCTATCGAAGTAATTGCATGAAGCGTGCCAAGCGGAAACGCCGTTCGAAACCGGGAATCAATAAAGATACTTATACAATAATCATTTATTCTAAAAAGAATTATTTACAAACTGCACCGGACAACTCAGTCCGGCCGGAGAAATACTCTTCCGGGAAACTCCGAATGTCTACGTGCGTGTAGGGATTATTTGACTTTTTTACCTTTATGAAAAATTTCCGATCGATGAAAACCCGGGAAACATTACCCCGGCGTTCGACAGCAGCGGAGAATACTCATTTACTATTATTGAGCCAAATCCGCGCCGCAAAGGATTCCCTCTCGTCGGAAAAATATCCTCGTATTGTGGAAACCGAATCACCGTCGATTTTACAAAGGCGAATCTCGTCAAATGATGAAAAGTTATATTTTCTGTCAAATAGGTCTGAAGCAGATCGATATAGTCGGTTTTCAGGCGCCTGAGGCTCTGTTCCACTTCGCCTCTGATGGAATCTCCCTTCTGATAGAGATAAATATCCACGGATTTCGTTCCCGAGGGAGTATCCTTTTCCGTTGTAAAACGAAATATCCGATCTTACGGTCCCAGAGGAGTCCGCATTTCGTGGCAAGAACTACCTTGTCCCGGCGACCCTTCAGGGCCTTTCCGACAACCTCTTCCGAATGACCGAATCCATAGACAGGAGCCGTATCGACAAATTGATGCCTCCGTCAAGGGCGGCATGAATCGCTTTGACAGCCGACTCATCATCGTATCCGCCCTACATCCATCCTCCGATGGCCCAGGCTCCGAACGCCACGACAGAAGCTTCAATACCGAATGCTCCAAGAACGCGTGTCTGCATTTTTTCATCTCCAGGATAAATATAACATCTACATAACGAGAATGATATATTCCGGTAGAATCAATCATGATAAAGAAACAGAGGCGTACAGTCGTACGCCTCTACCATAACAATTAATAACGCTAATAATTGAATATCGTAATATTGATGACGGTCAAAGGAACCTCAAGTCTTTACCGATCATGGACTTTCCGGGGAAATAATCCGTCGAATCTGTTCCATCTGACTGACAGACAGAGGCCCCTTCTCCATGGACCGGGCATTCTCCAAAGCCTGCCGGCTGTTGCGGAATCCTGGAAGAGGAACGGCTGCTGGACTTTGAGCCCAGAGCCAGGCCAGGGCCCC contains:
- a CDS encoding TRAP transporter large permease subunit; the encoded protein is MSGFGLMAILMFLSMAVLLLTGRHIYAVIGGVASVFSLLLWGKGGVGMAFQASINLMNWYTLLTLPIFIYIGYMFAKTNIADDLYEMIHVWMGPVRGGLAVGTIVLMAIISAINGLSVAGMAVGSTIALPEMLKRNYDKTMLTGVIQAGSSLGILIPPSVVLVLYGMIARQPVGRLWLAGVFPGLLLAGLFVVYILLRCFFQPDLGPIVPREERKVSWIKKIKLLKAAVFPLIIIFSMSGLFFMGVTSIVESSAIGAAVTTIVALIKRRLTWKIMHDVLRETLSISCMFMWVILAALAFGAIFDGLGAVHAIKEIFLNHGFGPWGVIVMMQLSFIVMGMFLDDTAMLIIVAPLYVPLIIKLGFNPIWYGVLYTITCQIAYLTPPFGYNLFLMKAMAPKEITLSHIYKSVFPFVMVMIACLGLIIAFPGIATWLPDLYYGN
- a CDS encoding ethanolamine ammonia-lyase subunit EutB, translated to MAYSYTIGAQTYRFDSLKELMATASPERSGDQLAGIAASCEQERIAAQLCLADLPLRRFLQEELIPCEEDEVSRIIYETRDGEALKDFESLTIGEFRNWLLSDEADAEALARIAPGLIPEMVAAVSKIMRNQDLILVASRIRVVTSFRNTLGLPGRLSVRLQPNHPLDDPKGIAASIFDGLFYGSGDAVIGINPATDNSENLIRLLRLLDDFIGKNEIPTQGCVLTHVTNTLELIEKGVPVDLVFQSIGGTQGVNESFGVGYSILKEAHEAALSLNRGTLGKNVMYFETGQGSALSADAHYGVDQQTLEARTYGLARIFEPLLVNTVVGFIGPEYLFDGKQIIRAGLEDHFCGKLLGLPMGMDICYTNHAEADQNDMDVLLTLMGTAGCNFIMGVPGADDIMLNYQSTSFHDALYVRSVLGLRPAPEFEEWLISMKLFNGDMKPLPGNSGQSRLLMESENL
- the eutC gene encoding ethanolamine ammonia-lyase subunit EutC, which produces MTQPDRSVTLDSWERLRGYTAARIAIGHCGISVPTREHLSFQLCHALARDAVHAALGVEALKRNIDRIPGSPVSRRTLILHSEARDRIEYLQRPDLGRKLSVASREILKAEEAKGSGAYDIALVAGDGLSALAIETNAVPFLEELLPLLESRKYALSPICLVQQSRVAAADEIAFLLNARAAVILIGERPGLSSPDSMGIYMTWNPDPGVTRDDQRNCISNVRPEGMSPRLAAEKLTYLLDKSFRLRLSGVGLKDDQSESLPRVDGEMTG
- a CDS encoding TRAP transporter small permease subunit; translated protein: MNRAVEKYIRTVDGISRTVGKLAMVIVLFLIGILLYESVSRTFFNKPNIWSIELSQFVMAAYYMLGGAYTLILDGHVRMDLLYHRWSPKKKAIMDIITFVVVLVYLGVLLHGSCKGTLYAIEYHQVSYSAWKPSLIPIKVIMTFGISLLFLQTTSELLKDIALVRGKDISHLRSEG
- a CDS encoding SAM-dependent methyltransferase, whose amino-acid sequence is MEEKVSETAVAIASLRALSNYELETTVQSRDELAELFLPEDRRGALCTPESRAVIKQHIPKGMYEYVIARTRYFDDVFIRAINDDIDQIVLLGAGYDSRPYRFDMRTDSISIFELDTKPTQEHKIECLRKHNVDIRPNISFIPTNFETDDPINLLGRYGYDKRRRTLFLWEGVTFYLSPATVSHMLRRLNEDSGTGSRVVFDFQTMRSRNDLIETGLQDETIKFGIESGKTDQFVENHHYRVVELVTAAEMEQRFLTLRNGELFGKIMPIMNFLLIEHE
- a CDS encoding TRAP transporter substrate-binding protein; its protein translation is MLKGRSKKICSFITLSLLITSMLILDACSEKAPATADSAEPAGVPAEVKEPIKWRLQSYAGPALNEYVVKNAIDEFNIAANGEMVIEVYSADQLVPQGEILRALQEGTIDMAVSDDDSMAAPVDVSIFGAYFPLAARYGLDVNVLWNWYGLNDIWKEAYDEVENVTWLSHGSWDPCNFATTKPIRSIKDFQGLRMYMFPTGGEFMKQFGVVPVTLPYEDVEMAIQTGMLDGVAWSGITEDYTVGWADVTKYYLTNPISGAWAGGWFVNTESWEALPEHLQQLVKLAIDKSHYFRLHWYWYGEAYYRTQGGKLELTSIPDDEWQIVEDAAYKFWDEVAQESPRNAKVVEIFKEYVDTMKKAGPPYRYDE